One Solanum lycopersicum chromosome 2, SLM_r2.1 genomic region harbors:
- the LOC101252553 gene encoding probable calcium-binding protein CML18 translates to MAKLTPRMKEVEKVFRKYDTNGDGKISLSELDGVLNALGTKTTPDEAKRMMLEVDTDGDGFIDLEEFAAFHCPVEGSNSKDLRDAFDLYDKDKNGKISASELHSVMKGIGEKCSLKDCRRMISSVDDDGDGSVNFEEFKKMMTRA, encoded by the coding sequence ATGGCAAAGCTTACGCCGAGGATGAAGGAAGTCGAGAAAGTATTTCGAAAATACGACACCAACGGCGACGGAAAAATCTCTCTATCGGAGCTCGACGGAGTTTTGAATGCTCTCGGCACTAAAACGACGCCGGACGAGGCGAAGCGAATGATGCTGGAGGTTGATACCGACGGTGATGGTTTCATCGATTTGGAAGAATTCGCTGCGTTTCACTGTCCGGTTGAAGGATCTAACAGTAAGGATCTCCGTGACGCCTTTGATTTGTATGATAAGGATAAGAACGGGAAGATTTCGGCGTCGGAGTTGCACTCCGTTATGAAAGGCATTGGAGAGAAGTGTTCGCTTAAGGATTGCCGGCGTATGATCAGTTCCGTTGATGACGACGGCGACGGTAGTGTTAATTTTGAGGAGTTTAAGAAGATGATGACTAGAGCTTAA